In Panacibacter ginsenosidivorans, the following proteins share a genomic window:
- the rpsH gene encoding 30S ribosomal protein S8, which translates to MVTDAIADFLTRIRNAQMAGHRLVEIPASNLKKRMTEILYEQGYILKYKFEDDVKQGLIKIALKYDPNTKLPAIRSLERVSRPGLRQYSKPADFKRVINGLGIAIISTSKGVMTDKQAKTENVGGEVLCYIS; encoded by the coding sequence ATGGTAACTGATGCAATAGCAGATTTCCTTACAAGGATTCGTAACGCACAGATGGCAGGTCACAGGTTAGTAGAGATACCTGCTTCTAACTTGAAAAAGCGTATGACTGAGATCCTGTACGAACAGGGTTACATTCTTAAATACAAATTTGAGGATGATGTGAAGCAAGGGCTTATTAAGATCGCTCTTAAGTACGATCCTAATACCAAGCTGCCGGCAATACGTTCTCTGGAAAGGGTGAGCCGTCCGGGTCTGAGACAATATTCAAAACCTGCTGATTTCAAAAGAGTCATCAATGGTTTGGGTATTGCTATCATCAGTACATCTAAAGGTGTAATGACTGATAAACAGGCTAAGACTGAA